ATGTAATAATTGCACTGGTTTGACAGTGATTATacagtggatatatatatatatatatatatatatatatatatatatatatatatatatatatatatatatatatacatattcactGTATAATCACTGTCAAACCAGTGCAATTATTAAAAACAATTGTTACAATTATTACAGCATGCAAACGGCATGCTGTCGCatttctgcatatatatatatatatatatatatatatatatatatatatatatatatatatatatatatatatatatacaggaatgCGACAGCATGCCTTTTGCACACGTGACAACTCAGCGGAGAGAAGAATTGCTACAGTCTAAataaagtttacaccctttggagtgccccttctgccacacaacgataatcgtcatctgccttgatgcgtttcctttctttaacgctgcgagcctggtactttccagtaaggaacggcatgcgcgttatcagcataatagcattcccgacaggaaagtagcgggcgcggcgcttttcaagaaaggaaacgcatcaaggcaggtgacgattatcgttgtgtggcagaaggggcactccaaagggtgtaaacattttttggAGTGTAGGGTCAAACTGTGCGACTGTATCTGACGCCTCGGATACAGATAATATTCAGTTAAAAGTTTGCGTTAATCGGTGCCGACGCCCTTTCGTCCTTCTCTGTCCTTAGCGAAGCATCGTTTCTGTAGTATAGAACTACAATTCGTGCAATAGTTCCGATATGAAATGTCAGTTATTTGAAGGCGAGAATTGGCAACATCAGCGATTCAGCTGGATGTAGGGTTAAACGTGCATAGTAACAGCTGCTTCGGCCTcctgaaaaatgtttccttcCTTATTAGCATGTGGTGTAGAGCTTGACGAACCATTGAGGTGAGCAGTCACCGCAGTTCTATTTCGCAATTAAATGCAACTCGAGTATGACGCGAATTCGCGTAGATCCCTGACAAAAAGATTTTGCGTGCGACATGTTTTCGTCGAGTATGTTTGCCAACGTTCAGAATTCTACTCATTTGACGGTCATTTATGTCTTTCCGTGAAATGCGGCGCATATTTTCGCGCGAGGGCATATGCACGAAACCGAGATCTAAGAATAATAATTGAGTGGACGCAAACAATGTCGTGTTTATCCTTCTTCTCGGGTCCACCTTTTGTACTCCTTACTTTCCGTAGCATGAATCTCCGCCAacttgccaaaaagaaaaaaaaactaaattatggagGTTTACGCGATAAATCCAAGACATGAAGCACTTCGTAATGGAGCCCTCCGAATCATTGTCGACCATGTGCTGCAATATAAGGCGCACCTCTATACACGGTGTTCCGGCGAACACTTCCAAAAAATTTTAAATAGTGccagtggcagatagcacaattctagtctatcagctggtctactcgaagagaccGACATTACTTGAACACATAAATATGAAATACATAATCGACCTATTACCAAACATTCACTAATTAGTTTTTTAATTAATTACCCCATGGCGCATATTGAAAATGACAAATTCTAgctggcgtgactgcgaggcgtaTCCACCTGAAAAGAAATGTGTGGAAGGAGCCATATACCAGATATGCGCCGTGAATtctgcagtaaaaatgcactgtcgacCATTCCACGTACATTGTTTTAagaaaacgccgttttatgcgTTGAATCACAAAATTGGCATGCCAATGCATTTCACTGCAGAGATCGGGAATTAGTATCTCAGAATTGATGTCATGCCGAGAATTCGTTGGAAGTGAATCCGTCTTTTGAACTCCTGGGCTAAAATTTGTAAACTGCAGTAAGTGCCAAAAGGTAATTATGTAAAAACTGAATCAGTGATttgttgttaattagtcgattacgcatttcgACTTTCTGCGCAAGTAATGTTTTGTCTCTTCGACTAGACCAGCTTATGGGCtgcaattgtgctatctgctacagaattctctttttttaatttgaaagtgttcgctgaaacatccgtTATAAATAAGCGAGCGTTTTTTTGCATCTtgctgccatcgaaatgcggcggctgcCACTCGTATCCCGCACGTGACCTACCTCGATCTCAGCAGCGCAGGGCCATAGCCACTATAAGCCACGGGGTGGCGAGAAATCGAGGGGTGCCATATAATGACTCACTGCACCCAGGTGTTCTTCCCCCCCAAATACTGACCGAGTCCGATGCGGCCTTGGTTCGCGTGCTTCGCGGATCGGACGAGATAACAAGGCCCGCAGCTTCCCGTTCTatagtttcgtttttgttttcataGAACACGGCTCACACGTTTCCGAACGGCTTGAAACCGAACGACCTCGCGAGGCCCTCACAACTGCTGCTTCCCCACCTTTCAGCAAAACGTCCCGCAGGAGCAGATCTCGGTGAGCGTCGGCAAGCGCAGCGTCTCCAAGTCCGGGCTGGCCTGCGTGGTGTGCATCTTCGTGCTGGTGTTGGCCGCGCTGACGATGCTCATCGCGAACCACCTGATGAGGCCGCCGTTCGCCAGCGACCGCGGCGCTTGCGGCAGCGACGACTGTGTCCACCACGCCCGGCAGATCCTGCGCACTCTCAACGCGTCGGCCGATCCCTGCCTGGGCTTCCACGCGTACGTGTGCGGCAGCGGCGCGCGCTCGGACGACGGCGGAGAGGCGCGACCCGACGACGGCTGGAGGGAGACCGACGAGGGAATCGGCAGCCTCGACGAGATCGACCCGGCCTGGAGGTAAGTTGTGAAAGTCGAGTCTAAAAACGGTAACGTGCAGCGATTTCTCTAAGAGAATATGTGCAAATGTCCTATGTGGCTTGTGCGTAAATTTGCGCTGTGCGCAGTcgtgagctaaaaaaaaaaaacgacgtgaTCGCTAGAAGGATGATACTGCTACAGCTGCAGTGCCCATGCAGAATTACTTCGATACATTTTTATTATACTCGGACACACACTCGTAGTAAGCGTTACCGTTTCATTTTAGCTGGCATGCCCATGCTGCTGAGAGAAAAGATAAAGGCATTGTGGTGGCACCGAACTGTAGATGAAGTCAACAGGCATGACGTGTCCCGACCACAGCTGTAAGAccggcggtaaaaaaaaaaaaaaatcacatccgCTGTTATAGCAATGGGCAGCGCTGGCTAACCGTCCGATGTTCACACCTACTGTACATACACAAATACTCAAGAAAGCCGAGAAGAAGGGAGGCCGCGGTAGCTGAGTGGTAGAGCATGGCACACAATGTGGAAAATGTGGGCTCGGCACAgacttgcggcaagttgtcttttcgtcgaTTGTCATAatccttttcttcattattgctacgcttactaaaaaaaaaaagacgagtaaTTGGGCCTGGTTCTTTCCTCTCTGTCATTGCCCGTGGCCTTCATATCTTATGTTGTGGTAGCTTaagctgaacgacaaggacaacagaaagacACATTTgacgcacacagcgctgtgtgccaAGCGAAGACACACATGTGCCTTTCTGTCGTCCtttcataaggagccaacaaacactgataccaaggacagcataggggaaattacttgtgtttaataaatgaaataaaataaagtcgttcagcttgcgccacaacaaaataagatatgccgtaccaacgaGCCCCTATAGCTAGCATTCAGATGGTTTTAAGGTTCGAAATAATAAATGCCAACGCTTCCCTTCCACATTCCAATTTTCTAACTAAATTGCTTCCGCCGTGGCTTTTGTCCAAGAAAAAGGACGAGGTGGGATGGGCGCCTTGAGCCACGTTTCGCCTGCTGCGATTATGTCACGTGATTCCCTCTGCCTAGCGACGCCAGGGCAGTTACGCCAGTGGTGCGAGAGCTTTGTTTCGCATGTGCCGACTGACTGCGACCGTCCTCGGACCAAGCGACCGCCGTACTTCCACCAAAGAGCGAGgagcactctctctctctctctctctttctgtgacGCACGAACGCACGTCACACAGTGCTTTCGCGGGAAGCAGGACCGCTACGGAGACTTCCAAACCTTTCGTTATCTGCCGTGGCGTAGCAGGTGCCGCGTAGCACAAACCCATGCTGGCTCTAAGGCCGGATTCGCCGACAATGCGAAGCGCGTGAAACAGGTTTCAAACTCCGCAGGGATGCATTCGTTTACTTCGAGCAATCGGGAGAAGAAACGCGCTAAATTCTTGGTACTATCTGTCGAGCATTTTAAACACGGTAGTATATGTATTGATCGGAGGACATGCAACATTGTGTATCTTGGCTTCAGCGTTCTCGGTAGTAAAGTGAAATATTTTTCTTCTCCAACATTCGCGTCACTTCTGATTCCGCGATCCAGTTATAATTAGATCTTTTGCTTGTCATTATTGCAAGTGATTTATGGTGAATGGACTTCGTTCGGTGTAACCTTAAAGGCACCACTGCTTTACCTACTGACAAATTTGTCCTGGAGACTTCAATAATTACAGATTCATCAGTATCATcagcataatcatcatcatcatcattagcctggttacgctcactgcagggtaaaggcctctcccatacttctccaattacaaAGATTGTTTATATGCAAATGCGTATTGTAATATATGCGCTGTACTGGCTCCTAGTCTGCGGCGCGAGGGACCTCTGTCACGCACTCCTTGCCATTTGTCCCTGACTCTTCTTGAAATTTTATGTAATTTCAAGGAACGAATAAATTCAAAACCGAAAAGGGTTAGTGCAAGCAAATCCACACCAAAGAGCTACAAGCACTGATGCGCGTTGTTGCAAACATACATACGCTAGAATGCAAGGTACCTGGGGAGGTGAAAATGTCTTGATCATTACACCCAATCCATTGTGATACCTTTTACTAGCGAGTTATAGCTCAGCGGTTTTACGGGCCAGTGGGCAGAGCGGGAGAGCGGAGACGCCATAGCGCATGCGCGGTACAGTCCGGGGCGGCCAGAGTGTTTATGGAGCGGGCCGCTCGCACGCTAGTCTCGTCTCCCCAGGCTAGCGCGCGCCATCTTTGTTTCTtgaagagcccctcaccaggccccatatcaAATTTTGGACATACCCTGCTAGTTGCGTGTCCTCTAGAGAGAGTTCTGCCGCAAGACTtttttcaaatcagctcattaatagccaagatagcaatatttcagtgccacgaaaccatgatttcagcaggcgggctccacagccaagcaagacactctctcctgtcatcccgtctagcctccgcaagcgaaattccttccctccgTTCTCCCGTACCGGACCTCGAGAATCGCCTGACGCGTACGTCATGGGCCCCGCGTTCACTtttctaacgcgacagcgttaaggagctcgtgtcgcagaaaagccggtgtcgtcggtgtcggcgtggACGGTGTTGACCGTGAGCGAACAATCCCGGAAGGCAatccaaaaataaaaagaacttgcaagatgggcttggTGGGAATctaaccagggtctccggagtgtgagacgaagCCGCTACCACTCAGCCGTGAGTTCAAAGctggacaaaagcgcctctagtgaatgcggtgttgccttagaaacgcgccgtaggaagttatactgcggtgtatatcggtaattatgaacatgtaaattacagaagtcgcagttaaacgagtagcgaagtacgtttccgctacatttcttctgtacttggcgcacacgcagagccaccttgcagcaaacacagaagacccctcctcgcaatgtacggcgctgacccgacaggtggcgcgccactcgcccgcttctccccttcgtctcgtcaagagcatgccgagcgaatgagtgggcgatGCCAACGGGGTGCGAtttacgctatcgcgttccactcttgaaggcgaagcttaagcgtcctccaatttttttctccacgctttttttttcggtgctacgcacttccgctgacagcgTCACGTGCGAGCTGTtctctcgttcgcgcagcgctcaaggacacatgactagcggtataattaaGTGCTACACGAGTACTGAGGATGAACAAGCGGATCGCTGAGCATGATCACGCCGCtgcaacacggtagaaaatggtatAGTTTCAGTACCTGCCACATGACTGCACGACCaggggaacaagcagacgaagcagaagtacccatctctcttgcttcggtgcgaagtaaaacacaAACACACCTAGACATTCCGTTtatgtgtttcattatttctttacgcttcaattcgtcaattcaagcaacagatcgcacaaaTACCAGacggtgccttgaataattctcgaagtcacgtgtctaCCACGAGCGgcgtcacactgcggacccgggtatgtaggcgcagggacgagagtacgtcaccgtccggctcgAAGCACAGCGGTCGCGAAGAggaggaaaaacggcgttcgcattgaaatttcagacctttctgcggcgcgtagcgatgaACTTCTTTGTAAACTCGATCGCCGGGCCGcactgtatgctctgcgcttgtcagctcaaattctccagacctggtgaggggccctctaaagaaacaaacatggcggccacCTGCACGAACAGCAGCATGTCGTCGGCGTCGTCTTCAACCTGCAGGCGGAAAAGCCTCGGAGGTGTTTCATCACTGAAGGGGACGTCCGCATCCCGCGAGAGATTGTGGGAACGAGACCGTTTGGCGACGATTTGAAGTGGACGATCGCGATCGAGAGCTTGAAGCGAGCATACGGATTTTTTCACAGTAACTCCGACTTTATTCTACAGGTGCATCAGCAAAACACTCCGCTCGAACGAGTGAGGGATCGCTGAGCTAAAACTCTTCCTCTCGTGCTGCGCTTCGCTGCCATCTCTGCTCGCTCGCTGGACCCCCTGGCCTGTACACCCGCTCAGCTATAAATCTCTATTTATTTGCGTCCGTTGTGCCGGCCgctccgacaaaaaaaaaaaagaagcagaaagaaaagGCGGGTTCATTCGGCATTCTGGTGCACAATTACATGGAGTTAGAAGCAAACTGTAAAAGCAAAAGCATGTgaaattttgaacatttattaTAGGAACAATATGTACTGCTGGCGGACCAGTCTTGATTCCTACGATGCTGAAACCACAGCTCTTGTAGAACAAAGAGCGGGTGACGTATTCTGTGTGGTCAATACTGCTATAGACGGTTGTTATCTCATATTTTTGTTAACTACTGCAGGCCTAAAAGGCCCAAGAAGTAGGGGTAAAGTAAGCACAAAATGAAATATTGAACATAAATAAAAACTAATGTAACGTACAAAATATTCTAACATTCATTTTGAAAAACAGAAATGCGAGTATATAATGCAGCGTTATCGAAAGGATACACGAAAATTTTGAATTCGACACAGAATCAGAGATGACAAAGTAGAACAAGTAATAGACATAGTAGGAAAGTCATCGGCTATTGTAAATTTTGACAAGCCTATGGCAGAGAATATACACTAATTCAGAAGAAGCACTTCATGAAACTTGAAAACCAATTAAATTTAAACAGAAGTGCCACCACTGATTGTATAGGTTGCACTGAATTTATACTGAGAGGTTGCGATGGCACATGCATTCAAGAATCTGTGGAAATTGGGAAATGGCCTCGATTTTTATTTCGCAGGTTGGCCCGGCTCTACGCCAATCAAGTGAACAACATCCTTGGCAATCTTCAGCAGCTGCTTACCGTAAAGAACACTTCCGACGCTACACTGAAGGCGTTTTCAGCGCTGTCACTATGCCTGCAGAGAGAACGCAATCAGCAAGCGATGTCCTTCGCGATGTTCATGAAAGATAGAAATCTTCCGTGGCCGCTACAGGCGTCGCGATCTGTTGGGCTTGTCGATGTGGTCGACGTTCTCCTGGACTTGAGCATCAACTGGAGGGCGTCAATTTGGGTTGACGTGCGGCTATGGCACCTGAAAACGCAAACACTTGGCGGCCCCGTGGTGGTAATCGACGAGCCCGGGCACGTGCCTTTGATTCGAATGGAACAAGTGAGCACGCTAAACGATGTGGAGTACGCGAGTGCGGTTGAAAGAACAGCGCAGTTCATCGTGCGCTTCAAGAACGGCAGTGGTACCGTTACTCGAGGTGCGTCATTTAATCACGCCGTAGAGATAGAGCAACTGAAACGCGATGAAACGGATGTTCGCGAAGCTGTCTTGTCCATGGAAGGCGGAGAAGACTCGTACGACACGCTCGTACCCCTGCAAATGATGCGGTTGACGATGAATTTCAAGCTGGAGAACTGGGTCGATCTGCTCAGGAAGTACTTGGCGCCCGCAGGACTGAACGTTACGATCGACACGGCGGTACTTATACTGAACACCCGGCAGTTCAAAACCCTCACTAGGCTGATGGAAAACATCCCAGCGCCAAGGTTGCTGAATGCCCTGGGGTGGATGTTTGCGTACTCCTACTCCTGGGTAGCCAACTCCGAATTTGAATCCGTCAGCACTCAAAGTGGTCTAACCAGCGGCGGCGCGTCAGAGTATGGTTTGTTGGCGCACGTCCTCTGTTTCGTGGCGGTTCACGAGTCCTTCGGCATAGCGCTAGAACAGGCAATGTTCCTGAACCACCTACCGAGCCATGAGCGTCTTAAGGTGACCAAGATAATGAACGCAACCGCTCGCGGTCTCATCGAAGCAGTGCGCGCATCTCAGGGCGTCTCGAACACGACGAAGGCCGACGCAGAAGCAAAGATTTCTCTCGTCTTATCTCGAGAGTTGTGGCCGCCCCAGCCTTTCCTCAATCTCCACGACTTAGATGCCCTCTACGTACGCTTCCCATCAGTGCGTGCCCAGGACTTCTACGCGTCTTGGCGTGAGACGCGAGCGGCTCTCAGGACTGCGTTGTCCGATCGCTACCACGGGACCTTGATGACGGCTAAGTTGAGGGGCTACGCGGAGGATATTCTCTACATCTACTCGTTAAACATCATTCTACTCGACCTTCCGTCCGTGTTTCCGCCGAAGTACCTCAGGTACGGCAACTCGGTCATGGCGTTCGCTGGTTTGGGCTTCCAGTTTCTCCGGCAGCTGGTCAAATCTGTGGACGAGCGGGGAAGGCTGCTGGACTACGCCACAGGAGACAAGATCACTTGGTGGGAGGAAAAAAGGACGTGCAAGATTACGACGGCGGTGTCGACAAAGGAGAGGCAAGAAATCAAAGACCTCTTCGCCTTTGAATTAGCCTTGGCGACGGCGAAGAAGGTCGCGGAGGCAGACGGTTTGCCTCTGAGGCTAAAATTTCTGGAGAACCTGTCGCCCGTGCAAACGTTTTACGTGAGCTATTGCAGCAACTTTTGTGGGGCACGCGAAGAGCAAGAGATGTGCGACTTGGCGATGAAGTCCTCGGAATTTGTGGACGCCTTCGCCTGTGTCTGGCGTGGTGTAGATCTCGGGTGCCTTTTTGTATAAGAACGCCTTCAAGACTTCGCTATACGTATTCTGTGAACACTGCCATGTCACTATGTATATCATTTATTTACAGCTATGCCTCACACTGCCCATTATGGTCCTTTCAGTTTATGGGAAGTTTGCCGTGGTGACGTTTGGGCAAATGATTTGAGAATGTTTGCATGCAGTTTAGTATTTGAGACTGAAGCGGCTTCCCTGTGCTCGTTTACACGTTCAAGAAGAGAATACAAGGCTGTAAAGTTTGAATATGATCCCTCATTGCACATCAGTTTGGTCGCTGATTTATCCTATTCTATGGATCCCTGATCTGCAGGGATTTTCACTATAATCGTTATCGCGGTGAACCGATTCCCTGAAATTACCTCAGCAACCATATGTGAGCTTCACAGTACCTGCACAATAGAGAGAGATACTATTGCATGTGCCCTTCATTTTTACATTCGCACAAACACTCATGAATTTCTCTGCACTGTTTTTCCGGTTGCTCACTTAAAATGCGCTCGAGCGAGAACTCTAGGAAAAACCACAATGCTTAAGCGTTTCCGCAGGAATAATCTGGAGCCAAGAAAtaacctgttcttttttttttcgtgagcacGAGGACCAGAAGCAGCGTTGTTTAGAACTCGTTGCTGCTGAGATTTTCCACACAAAAAAGCTTGCATTTCTCTGCAACCGTGTTCTACGCCGCTATTTCACAATAAACTGACGTAGCTGTTCTAAAGAAAGCAGTCGGCATAAGTGCTCATGCGAAAGTTCCTATTCAAACGTTATATGTATTTTATAAGTCTACGCTTTCtaggttttattttttgttttctgaACGCAAATAATTTCAGATTTCGACCAGCGTTTTTCTGCTTGCTCTGTCACAATACACTGATGCTGTGGTCCTCAAGAAACAGTTTGCGTTAGTGTGGCCGTTGTCAAACTAGTTAGCTTCCGCCTTCATATTCTTGTTTTCCAATATGTAGAGAACAACCAGCGAACGAATGTCACTTCTATCTCTGAAAGGAAGGGGGATAACTGGGAAATACTAACTTTATCCTTCAAGCAAAGACTTGTATTTGAGCGTGCGTCTCTGCCAACAAATTCGAAAGTTCCATACAGTGGTAATGTTATTGTGCACAGGTTAAAAATGTGACGTTTGATGTCACTCGTTTAGAGCGGGCATACTCTACAACCCACACATATTTTGAGCTTCTGCGAAATTTGCGCGTGAGGCACATCCAATGAGGTTTTCTTGCACGTGCATTTCTAGCGTCATCAGAACAGCCATCAAGTTCGCTATCAGTTTGCAAACCtcaaacgaaaaaacaaaaacaaaagcggcCTGTTCACACAATAAGAGGTTATCGCTAGACATGCGAAGCAATTTGGTCTAGTGGTAATCGTTTCTTTGCATCAAAAGAAGTTAAACGAGCAAGTCATGCAAAGCGAATGATGTTGCAAGCTTTCTCCAAATAGTACCAACTTCTACTAAATCTTTAGCATGCTGTTCGTAACGGCAGTACTTCTGCACACCAAAAGGAATATGACGACTTAAAAGGCAAGGGCAAAATATATCCACCTCTTTGATAGCCGGCGAAGTAGGGAGCTCGTGCGGAGCGAATAAACCAAAATACAACCTGATAACGGAAGCAAGCGGAACTTCTAGGCTGCGTAGTGGCCGAAAACACATGGAAATAAGGTGTAAATGGGCACATGAGAAGACACCTATAATACATGAGATGCGGAttgcttccttgcttgcttgctcaaaACATCAAATTGCTCAAACTGGGTTAGCCAATACAGGCAAAGCTAGCAGGAGGGAGAGGAAGTAAGAAGTTTCAAAGAGCGAAGGTAAAAGAAACGATGTTGCAAGGGTAGACCGGCAAGTAGTGCACGCAATCCTTCCCCTTATAAGCCGCACGGAATATTATACTAAGGCAAgattgaagcacaaaaaaaaaactgggtgAGGAGAACGCGCAatcacttgcaatgctcatgtcTATCGTAAATCTTTTGCTCGGAGGTTTTCCATCGAACCATAATCAACCGGCCATCTCATTGTTCTGGGGTGGTATGCAAAGACTTTCTTGAAACGCGTCAGAGGCGCTCTCTTCACACTACCGGCACAGGCATTTCTGTATGCGAGCAATTTCCTGACAAGACGGGACGGCTCGCGAAGCGCTGCGCAACGATGTCACC
Above is a genomic segment from Dermacentor andersoni chromosome 8, qqDerAnde1_hic_scaffold, whole genome shotgun sequence containing:
- the LOC126526039 gene encoding uncharacterized protein; translated protein: MADLSAFYNDQMSRGRLGSFERPRSRRSSSQRYRRRSNSLPGRRGSRDSLRRQNVPQEQISVSVGKRSVSKSGLACVVCIFVLVLAALTMLIANHLMRPPFASDRGACGSDDCVHHARQILRTLNASADPCLGFHAYVCGSGARSDDGGEARPDDGWRETDEGIGSLDEIDPAWRLARLYANQVNNILGNLQQLLTVKNTSDATLKAFSALSLCLQRERNQQAMSFAMFMKDRNLPWPLQASRSVGLVDVVDVLLDLSINWRASIWVDVRLWHLKTQTLGGPVVVIDEPGHVPLIRMEQVSTLNDVEYASAVERTAQFIVRFKNGSGTVTRGASFNHAVEIEQLKRDETDVREAVLSMEGGEDSYDTLVPLQMMRLTMNFKLENWVDLLRKYLAPAGLNVTIDTAVLILNTRQFKTLTRLMENIPAPRLLNALGWMFAYSYSWVANSEFESVSTQSGLTSGGASEYGLLAHVLCFVAVHESFGIALEQAMFLNHLPSHERLKVTKIMNATARGLIEAVRASQGVSNTTKADAEAKISLVLSRELWPPQPFLNLHDLDALYVRFPSVRAQDFYASWRETRAALRTALSDRYHGTLMTAKLRGYAEDILYIYSLNIILLDLPSVFPPKYLRYGNSVMAFAGLGFQFLRQLVKSVDERGRLLDYATGDKITWWEEKRTCKITTAVSTKERQEIKDLFAFELALATAKKVAEADGLPLRLKFLENLSPVQTFYVSYCSNFCGAREEQEMCDLAMKSSEFVDAFACVWRGVDLGCLFV